The Clavelina lepadiformis chromosome 1, kaClaLepa1.1, whole genome shotgun sequence genome segment cagtaaactttaaaatttttagatttACAAGGGCCgtctatttcaaaatttaggACAGCTAGTAAAGAGAAAATCACTGATACAACTCTTTTATACCTGGACAGTTCCAACAATTTTTCAGATGATGACGATGTGCAAATTGTTGGTGACTTGTATGTATTGTTAATAATTGTAAGATCTGCATATATGCCATAATCGAATATGAATATTTGACTAATCTGCTTTAACATTTAGACTGTTAGTTTGAACAGACATTAGGGTTTAGTAGCCGTGTTAGTTGTCACCAGCAAGTCAACACCATAATTTTTATGCATGCTTTAAGccagtgcttctcaacctttttttgCAGCGACCCAAATATTAAATAGCGATGCTGGGGTGACCCAAATTTTTCAGCGCCAAAATTTggtatttacaaatatttagccTTGACTCGAACGTAGATAATCTAAAGTCTCACAGCAAATAATCATCACCATGCTTCTTCACTTGTGTTTCCGCAACGATGGACTATGACGTCAATATGCAGTGAATAGAGTAAGGTACTCAGTTATCGAATGGCTTTCTGGACTAGTTTAATTGGCAACGGCAACCCAAACCAACGTATGGCGACCCAggggttgagaaccactgctttaaaccTTCAAGGCATTGTCATTTTCCCCCATATATTAATACCTGCTGTTTGTAACTAACACTGCTTTTTTATCCCCACTGAGCTAGTGACAAAGTAAAATGAGTGAATaacttgcatttttttattattgcaCAATAACAAGAAGTCCAGTGAAAGCCGCACCATTAACTCCACCACCTGATGAAGGAAGCTCAGCATCAGTAAAGAAGCaaagtaaaagtataaaaagaaaGAGAAATAAGTTGTTATGGTAATTTCATTATATCCAGTTGGTTGGTTGTTATTTGTTCAGGTACGGATCCAGGAAATCATTATGGGGAACGTTTTAATAATTACACTGCAAAACTAATGGaatatttcaatacaaaaatttaagaaattttaagaacTAGACAAATTTCGTTGGCCAGACATGTccgtttcatttcattttggATCATGTAATGGATGGATCAATGTAAGTTGTCCACAATTGCTTTGGTGGCAGCTAAAGTACCAACCATGACAAAACCTAAACCTAGGCTGACAAAACCAAACCACTACGCAGGTTTAGTAATTTCATTGAAAACGGTGTTTATCTTAGCAAAGCGTTGGTGTGTAGTTTTCGACAAAAGTTGTGATTCTATGTTGGCCAAACATGAAATTGCCCTGATTTTACGTACATTGATGTCACTTTCTTGATTAATGCTGTGGCTGTGACTTGCGTCAAGTCAACTGAAATTTCCATGTTAACACATTGTAATTAAAGTCTTTACATCTTAGCGTAATAGTGAGACAATCatggttttaacaaaatttgcagAGCTAATGTAATTAAATCTATGACTAGCTGGAAAGTATAGCAAAAAATGAATCTTCAACGGCCTCCTCTTGGATCTGTTTCTGATTTTCCTATAAATAACAGTGGTCAGTGTATAGCTATAGAACTTTATAACTTACATTGCTCCGTATATATTTTAGTAACGTCGCATCTGTACTTCTGAAAACTCGCAATGATTCTATTAACCAATCAATAAACCAGGATGTACAGTCTGTGGAAACGTCACCAACAAATTCACATTCATACATGATGGTAAAAATAAGATTTCAGTCACATGTTTATAAATACCCAGTGTTAAAGGTAAGTCAGCGAGATgtacttttgtttttctagCAGAGGTACATTTGCATTTGACCATTTGTTATTTAAATACAGAAATTATTCAGGGAAATGGGTAAAAGGAGTTTCACTTGAACATTTTGTCtatgttaattttttgaaatccTTTTTTGTCATAGACTTGCCCATTCAAAGAAGTGTTTTGCAAGCTATCTGAAGAAACCAACCATATGGAAAAGCATTTTCTTTTAACTCTGCATGATCAAAGAATTCATGAGACTGACACCCCTGAAAGTCTTGGTTTATCGGTTGCTGACTTCATCGGTATACGAAGATAAATGCTATAGCATAGTCATTTAAATTGTGTTGGTTGTCATAAATAGTTTTATGATCAAAAGTAATGTGATGCCTTTAGATCTG includes the following:
- the LOC143469900 gene encoding NFATC2-interacting protein-like; protein product: MSSSEEEIPQLRKRVRRRKRVISEDQPDVNLYSHKVMPSIQKVNQETAIPEKIKDLQGPSISKFRTASKEKITDTTLLYLDSSNNFSDDDDVQIVGDLSPVKAAPLTPPPDEGSSASVKKQSKSIKRKRNKLLCNVASVLLKTRNDSINQSINQDVQSVETSPTNSHSYMMVKIRFQSHVYKYPVLKTCPFKEVFCKLSEETNHMEKHFLLTLHDQRIHETDTPESLGLSVADFIDGVLMDEKVLKEAQKETTYANCINIHFQCKFEKIKKTYCINKYEPFDIAMTKYATAINHELTKLRFFFDGERIDGSRTSEDLELEDGYCIDVMRTHKK